The genomic region ATCTGGTCGGCCACCGCACGGTAGACCGCCGGCTTGCGCTTGTACGGGTCGATGATGTCGAGGTCGCCCCGGGCGCGGCTGCGCAGCCGGGCGGCCTCGGCCACGAGCGACGCCGGGTCGTCGGCCTCGACGGTGCCGACGAGCTGGGCGAACTCAACCAGGGTGAAGGTGCGACGCAGCGCCTCGGGCGCGGTGCCGAGGATCTCCGACCGGTGGCCCGTCGTGGCGGTCAGGATCAGGCTCGCTGAGTCGACGAAGTAGTCGTCGATGGGATGCGACCGGAACGAGCCGGGCGTGAGCCCGAGGCGCATGAGCTCCATCGCCGCCATCGCCTCCATGGGCTTCTCGACCCACCCACGCACACCGGCGCTGGCCACCTCGAAGTACCCGTCGTCGAGCTGGTCGCGCAGGACCGCCTCGATGATCGGGGAGCGACAGATGTTGGCGGTGCACACCCCGAGCACCGCGAACCGGGGCGACACGTCAGCCACGGAGCACGGGCCGCACGTGCAGCCCGGCCTCCGGGTCGACGACGGCCTCCTGGGCCGCGGCCACGCCGTCGACGAGCAGCGCGGCATCGAGGTCGACCGAGCGCTTC from Aeromicrobium sp. Sec7.5 harbors:
- a CDS encoding arsenate reductase/protein-tyrosine-phosphatase family protein; amino-acid sequence: MADVSPRFAVLGVCTANICRSPIIEAVLRDQLDDGYFEVASAGVRGWVEKPMEAMAAMELMRLGLTPGSFRSHPIDDYFVDSASLILTATTGHRSEILGTAPEALRRTFTLVEFAQLVGTVEADDPASLVAEAARLRSRARGDLDIIDPYKRKPAVYRAVADQINEACLTIASRLNSLVVSADRG